A region from the Parasphingopyxis sp. CP4 genome encodes:
- a CDS encoding M23 family metallopeptidase produces the protein MIQNIAIINRGDEPAEVSSIRIDLSSDGVVTSSNWVDLTGAVDGTAEMAGMAANGMGLFLALQLLDQAGLDRFDETTPTLSTDAVLEPGEILLAMSNYIVSSTVPDSVSVTVGYGDRSAAATGRVILQAGEHYAFPLRGVWNMRGLPGQRSHHRRIPSNEFALDFFKLGADGALHEGDDTVADNSFGYGEDVLAAADGEVITVVSDAIQDRVFHTVREDEAREEAMRRIQSARMREIQINFRRAFAGNYVTLRHYLPDGRTEYTTYGHLAADSVTVQVGDRVNQGDVIGAVGDTGDSSVVHLHVQANDGPDPFYSRSLPLRFGNMRETFGGQDAGIFVRRQE, from the coding sequence ATGATTCAGAATATCGCAATCATCAACCGCGGTGACGAACCTGCGGAGGTTAGTTCAATCCGGATCGACCTCTCGAGCGATGGCGTAGTTACGTCGAGTAACTGGGTGGATCTGACAGGTGCAGTGGACGGCACCGCCGAGATGGCAGGGATGGCGGCGAACGGTATGGGTCTTTTCCTTGCACTCCAGTTGCTTGACCAAGCAGGCCTCGACCGCTTCGACGAGACTACGCCAACATTGTCTACCGATGCCGTGCTTGAGCCTGGCGAGATACTGCTCGCAATGTCAAACTATATCGTATCCTCGACGGTGCCCGACAGCGTCAGCGTGACGGTTGGCTATGGCGACCGCTCAGCAGCCGCCACTGGAAGAGTCATTCTTCAAGCGGGCGAACACTATGCCTTCCCGCTGAGGGGGGTCTGGAATATGCGCGGCCTACCTGGCCAGCGCAGTCACCATCGCCGTATCCCAAGCAACGAATTTGCGCTCGATTTCTTCAAGCTTGGGGCTGACGGTGCGTTACATGAGGGTGACGACACGGTCGCCGACAATAGTTTCGGGTATGGCGAGGATGTGCTCGCGGCAGCCGACGGTGAGGTAATCACAGTAGTATCGGATGCAATCCAAGATCGCGTTTTTCACACGGTCCGCGAGGACGAAGCCCGGGAGGAGGCGATGCGGCGAATCCAGAGTGCACGTATGCGAGAGATCCAGATCAACTTCCGCCGTGCCTTCGCCGGTAATTATGTGACCCTGCGCCATTATCTCCCTGACGGCCGCACCGAATATACCACCTACGGCCACCTCGCCGCCGACAGTGTTACGGTGCAGGTCGGCGACCGGGTCAACCAGGGCGATGTCATCGGCGCGGTCGGCGATACCGGTGACAGCTCGGTTGTCCATCTCCATGTCCAGGCCAATGACGGCCCCGATCCCTTCTACAGCCGTAGCCTCCCTCTTAGGTTCGGCAATATGCGCGAAACCTTTGGTGGCCAGGACGCCGGGATCTTTGTTCGCCGGCAGGAGTGA
- a CDS encoding methyl-accepting chemotaxis protein produces the protein MRNEGKQTAQNYWSGDPRFYWRELVRVSARPNTYRFRALQNQIRSATRSYYGLLPAALVFVPLLIYLYSDITQLTMLIVGGALVAASSIFGLMTMSKGKVETGVEAPRKLILTLCVNGFIAAIGWCLMLSALYFGGNEETRVFVLTMQVGLICTGALMFISLPSAFACFSIPLAINLIVNVVLRDATAQWIMFPLLTILLVMLIRTVVDQSSQLVANSMAMEKLTRSESERRSLLEAERSRAEEEKKREVDSAQSLLAERERMAEQRHKELLELGERFKQSVVRVASSLGDAIAKLDTSSTDLARLSAETSQDAGKVSDRASGANSAVQTVASAVQQLDASVSEISEQIGNGLSLNTTVSQAADESDAAMKLLIERTQGIGKIVALISEIAGQTNLLALNATIEAARAGEAGRGFSVVAQEVKSLAQQTTEATDNVDRQLREIEDAVQQAVGAMSKATGEISGITEISNSIAAAVMQQREATRNIGDNSIQAAQDTDDVQQNIQRVAGAARNSGELSADVSRTAESLAEQADALREATTAFLDELRAA, from the coding sequence TTGCGGAACGAAGGCAAACAGACGGCTCAGAATTATTGGTCCGGTGATCCGCGTTTTTACTGGCGCGAACTGGTGCGTGTCAGCGCACGTCCGAACACCTATCGTTTCCGCGCCCTCCAGAACCAGATCCGCTCGGCAACCCGCTCCTATTATGGCCTTTTGCCGGCCGCGCTCGTTTTCGTGCCGCTGCTGATTTATCTCTATTCCGACATTACCCAGCTGACGATGCTTATTGTAGGCGGAGCGCTTGTCGCTGCCAGCTCGATTTTCGGGCTGATGACCATGTCGAAGGGCAAGGTCGAAACCGGGGTCGAAGCGCCTCGCAAGCTCATCCTCACGCTCTGCGTAAACGGCTTTATTGCCGCGATCGGCTGGTGCCTGATGCTCAGCGCACTCTATTTTGGCGGCAATGAGGAAACTCGGGTCTTCGTCCTAACGATGCAGGTCGGGCTGATCTGCACCGGAGCACTGATGTTCATCAGCCTGCCCTCGGCCTTTGCCTGTTTCTCCATTCCGCTTGCGATCAACCTGATCGTCAATGTGGTTCTGCGCGATGCGACGGCACAATGGATCATGTTTCCGCTGCTCACTATCTTGCTCGTCATGCTGATCCGTACGGTAGTCGATCAGTCGAGTCAGCTCGTTGCAAACAGCATGGCGATGGAAAAGCTCACCCGATCAGAGTCCGAACGTCGCTCGCTGCTCGAAGCGGAACGCAGCCGGGCCGAAGAAGAGAAAAAACGCGAAGTCGATAGCGCCCAATCCCTGCTCGCCGAACGCGAACGGATGGCAGAACAGCGCCACAAGGAATTGCTCGAACTGGGTGAACGTTTCAAACAATCAGTCGTCCGTGTGGCGAGCAGCCTTGGCGATGCGATCGCCAAACTCGATACGTCCTCGACTGATCTCGCTCGTCTTTCTGCTGAAACCAGCCAGGATGCAGGCAAGGTGTCCGACCGGGCGTCTGGCGCCAACAGCGCGGTGCAGACTGTCGCCAGCGCCGTGCAGCAACTCGATGCATCGGTCAGCGAGATATCCGAACAGATCGGCAATGGCCTGTCACTCAACACCACCGTGTCGCAAGCTGCTGACGAAAGCGATGCCGCGATGAAGCTGCTCATCGAGCGCACCCAGGGCATCGGCAAAATCGTTGCGCTGATCTCCGAGATTGCCGGGCAGACAAATCTGCTGGCCCTCAACGCGACGATCGAAGCCGCACGCGCCGGTGAAGCCGGTCGCGGATTTAGCGTGGTCGCCCAAGAGGTGAAATCATTGGCGCAGCAGACAACCGAGGCGACTGATAATGTCGATCGCCAGCTGCGCGAAATCGAAGATGCCGTCCAGCAAGCTGTTGGCGCGATGTCCAAGGCGACCGGAGAGATTAGCGGTATTACCGAGATTTCAAACTCGATCGCCGCAGCCGTGATGCAGCAGCGCGAGGCGACCCGGAACATTGGCGACAACAGTATCCAGGCAGCGCAAGACACAGACGATGTGCAGCAGAATATTCAGCGTGTCGCGGGCGCGGCTCGCAACAGCGGTGAATTGAGCGCAGATGTCAGCCGGACGGCGGAAAGCCTCGCCGAACAGGCTGATGCACTGCGCGAGGCAACCACCGCATTTCTGGACGAATTGCGCGCCGCCTGA
- the rpsI gene encoding 30S ribosomal protein S9, which produces MADKKSLSDLKEITEAAEADTKTEETAAPAAEAEAEATADAPAEEAAAETVEEAAPPVEETPLREQEIDDLGRAYATGRRKDAVARVWLKPGKGTITVNGRDQSTYFARPSLRLVINQPFDISDRRGQYDIIATVKGGGLSGQAGAVKHGISQALSRYEPALRGTMKAAGFLTRDSRVVERKKYGRAKARKSFQFSKR; this is translated from the coding sequence ATGGCCGACAAGAAATCGCTTTCCGATCTGAAAGAGATCACCGAGGCTGCTGAAGCCGATACCAAGACCGAAGAAACAGCTGCACCTGCTGCTGAAGCTGAAGCAGAGGCCACCGCCGACGCTCCAGCCGAAGAAGCCGCTGCTGAAACGGTTGAAGAAGCCGCTCCCCCGGTCGAAGAAACCCCGCTCCGCGAGCAGGAAATCGACGATCTGGGCCGTGCCTATGCAACTGGCCGTCGAAAAGACGCCGTTGCTCGTGTCTGGTTGAAGCCGGGCAAGGGCACGATCACGGTCAATGGCCGCGATCAGTCCACATATTTCGCACGTCCGTCGCTGCGTCTCGTCATCAACCAGCCGTTCGATATCTCGGATCGCCGGGGTCAGTATGACATCATCGCAACCGTCAAGGGCGGCGGACTGTCCGGCCAGGCCGGTGCGGTCAAGCACGGTATCAGCCAGGCGCTTTCGCGCTATGAGCCGGCGCTGCGCGGCACGATGAAGGCAGCCGGGTTCCTGACCCGCGACAGCCGTGTTGTCGAGCGTAAGAAATATGGTCGGGCCAAGGCGCGTAAGAGCTTCCAGTTCTCGAAACGCTAA
- a CDS encoding L,D-transpeptidase family protein: MGMKAASLIRAFLAVLLIFSTSSLHAESDGTTRSPAQPFLDLVLDFQRHPHYWALHAAHAVEEDPLRRRALAVNMARWLEMPNDLGSRYLLVNIPAFELTYWENGEVIDRRPVIVGTTRTPTPPLSATVSGVVLNPWWEIPTSIVRESVGALVRNRPAVARARGYVVQNGRYRQRPGPGNALGQMKLVMPNPQSIGLHDTPNQDLFTRPVRAFSHGCIRVSDALGFATLVLERDAGWDRDRVDQVIATGRTQTIDLIHPMPVYIIYHTVDLDAAGAIRFHPDTYNRDQSATVARLDVAGSECELGLG, translated from the coding sequence ATGGGTATGAAAGCAGCCTCGCTGATCCGCGCTTTTCTCGCGGTTCTCCTGATTTTCAGCACGTCATCTCTGCACGCCGAATCTGACGGAACGACGCGCTCACCGGCTCAGCCCTTCCTGGACCTCGTGCTCGATTTCCAGCGCCATCCGCATTATTGGGCACTGCACGCTGCCCATGCGGTCGAGGAGGATCCCCTCCGCCGTCGAGCACTGGCCGTGAACATGGCACGCTGGCTGGAGATGCCGAATGACCTCGGTTCCCGCTATCTGCTCGTCAATATTCCGGCATTTGAACTGACCTATTGGGAGAATGGCGAGGTTATCGACCGCCGCCCGGTCATAGTCGGTACGACGCGCACACCAACCCCGCCGCTATCAGCGACCGTCAGTGGCGTCGTCCTCAATCCCTGGTGGGAGATCCCAACCAGCATCGTTCGGGAAAGCGTCGGGGCATTAGTCCGCAATCGACCAGCCGTCGCCAGAGCGCGCGGTTATGTCGTCCAAAATGGCCGCTATCGCCAGCGCCCCGGGCCGGGAAATGCGCTCGGGCAGATGAAGCTGGTAATGCCCAATCCGCAGAGCATCGGCCTGCACGACACGCCGAACCAGGATCTCTTCACCCGGCCTGTCCGCGCCTTTAGCCATGGCTGTATTCGCGTCAGCGACGCCCTCGGCTTCGCCACGCTGGTGCTTGAACGCGATGCGGGATGGGATCGGGACAGGGTCGATCAGGTGATCGCCACCGGACGAACTCAAACCATCGACCTCATCCACCCAATGCCGGTCTACATCATTTATCACACGGTTGATCTGGATGCTGCCGGCGCCATCCGTTTCCATCCTGACACCTATAATCGCGACCAGAGCGCGACGGTCGCCAGGTTAGATGTCGCTGGATCGGAATGTGAATTGGGATTGGGGTAG
- a CDS encoding murein L,D-transpeptidase catalytic domain family protein yields the protein MDHISRRNLLIGGAVAAIGATGLHANRSNNSPDNSGPPELLMQRARAAFDRHRAQFTHDDRIGVVDYAAHSGDARFFVIDRATGRSRAFLVSHGRGSDPSHSGYVQRFSNRPGSLASSAGTYLTARRYEGTHGASRRLQGLDPQNSNAEARAIVIHPAWYVGEDIVRQQGRVGRSEGCFAFAPTEIETILDQLGAGRMIYVDKV from the coding sequence ATGGATCATATTTCGCGTCGCAATCTGTTGATTGGCGGGGCCGTGGCAGCCATCGGCGCCACCGGGTTACACGCCAATCGCTCAAATAATTCTCCGGACAATTCCGGTCCCCCCGAACTGTTGATGCAGCGGGCAAGGGCAGCATTTGATCGTCATCGCGCTCAATTCACGCACGATGATCGGATCGGTGTGGTAGATTATGCCGCGCATTCCGGCGATGCGCGCTTCTTCGTTATCGATCGTGCCACTGGGCGCAGCCGAGCATTTCTTGTTTCGCATGGGCGCGGGTCCGACCCGAGCCATAGCGGCTATGTCCAGCGCTTTTCCAATCGTCCGGGATCGCTGGCCTCGTCTGCCGGCACCTATCTGACTGCACGGCGCTATGAGGGTACGCATGGTGCTTCGCGCCGATTGCAGGGTCTCGATCCCCAGAACAGCAATGCCGAAGCCCGCGCGATCGTCATCCACCCCGCCTGGTATGTTGGCGAGGATATTGTCCGCCAGCAGGGACGCGTCGGACGCAGCGAAGGCTGTTTCGCCTTTGCGCCGACCGAGATCGAGACGATCCTCGATCAGCTTGGCGCAGGGCGGATGATCTATGTCGACAAGGTGTAA
- a CDS encoding threonine synthase, translated as MLSETDIEATSYFTHLECTRTGERVEAGQLHNLSPAGAPLFARYDLEALAKNLTRKTFAERPASFWRYRELLPVRDAAHIPALGESFTPLVRLNRFSDGNVIVKDEGRLPTGSFKARGLGMAIAVASELGVKRVAMPTNGNAGAAMSAYASRAGMESYIFCSNDTPDLNIAETALQGGKVWRTNGQIDECGKFVHAGEEPMGWFNMSTLREPYRVEGKKTMGIELLEQLDWEMPDIIFYPTGGGTGLIGMWKVFAELEATGLIGSERPRMVAVQASGCAPIVKAWNDGAESAERWENAKTGAAGIRVPSALGDFLILRAVRESGGFAMAVEEEEIFDARAQIAADDGLLLCPEGAATAAAYSKARAAGLIDATDRAILFNCGNGLKYSMPGDAPLMDVRGAVD; from the coding sequence ATGCTGAGTGAAACTGACATCGAAGCGACCAGCTATTTCACCCATCTCGAATGCACGCGCACAGGCGAACGCGTCGAGGCTGGCCAGCTCCATAATCTCTCTCCAGCCGGCGCGCCGCTCTTCGCCCGCTACGATCTGGAAGCGCTGGCCAAGAACCTGACCCGCAAGACTTTTGCCGAGCGACCGGCAAGCTTCTGGCGCTATCGCGAATTACTGCCGGTGAGAGATGCGGCGCACATCCCGGCGCTGGGCGAGAGCTTCACCCCGCTTGTCCGCCTTAACCGATTTTCGGATGGCAATGTGATCGTCAAAGATGAAGGGCGTTTACCGACCGGCTCCTTCAAGGCGCGCGGGCTCGGCATGGCGATTGCCGTTGCGAGTGAGCTTGGCGTGAAGCGCGTTGCTATGCCGACGAATGGTAATGCGGGTGCGGCGATGAGTGCCTATGCCAGTCGTGCGGGCATGGAGAGCTATATTTTCTGTTCCAATGACACGCCCGATCTCAACATTGCCGAGACGGCACTGCAGGGCGGCAAGGTCTGGCGGACCAATGGGCAAATCGATGAGTGTGGCAAGTTCGTCCACGCAGGCGAAGAACCGATGGGATGGTTCAATATGTCCACCTTGCGCGAGCCCTATCGTGTCGAAGGCAAGAAAACGATGGGCATCGAGTTGTTAGAACAGCTCGATTGGGAAATGCCCGACATCATCTTCTATCCGACCGGCGGCGGCACCGGCCTGATCGGCATGTGGAAGGTCTTTGCCGAACTGGAAGCGACCGGTCTGATCGGTTCGGAGCGACCCCGCATGGTCGCAGTCCAGGCAAGCGGTTGCGCGCCAATTGTGAAAGCCTGGAATGACGGCGCGGAATCGGCCGAGCGCTGGGAGAATGCCAAAACCGGCGCTGCGGGTATCCGGGTTCCTTCCGCATTGGGCGATTTCCTGATCCTGCGCGCGGTGCGAGAATCTGGCGGTTTTGCGATGGCGGTAGAGGAAGAGGAAATATTCGATGCCCGCGCTCAGATTGCGGCGGATGACGGGCTATTGCTCTGTCCCGAAGGCGCAGCCACCGCCGCAGCCTATAGCAAGGCCCGCGCCGCTGGTTTGATCGATGCGACGGACCGCGCAATCCTGTTCAACTGTGGAAATGGTCTCAAATATTCCATGCCCGGAGATGCGCCCTTAATGGACGTGCGCGGCGCGGTCGACTAG
- a CDS encoding SDR family oxidoreductase: MKYADLKDSWALVTGAADGIGLALADSFAAAGANMVLVDIRDEALESATAQLSKHGVEIRAEMADVSDREAMIDLAARLAAGGIVPRMLWINAGVGAAARLSDGKEKAIRWVYDVNLFGTIWTAQAFIPAMRELDASAHIGVTASSATLVPVDGPFPLYAASKYATAAVGEGLMSELADSEIGVTILCPGLLNTGIWNSGRARPDRFGGARELDDSAGEYWHQAKTPDILAAPVKETVESGGGWCVVQTEPGTRDAFDGRNSARAAQWTDLSNNAE, from the coding sequence ATGAAATATGCAGATCTCAAAGATAGCTGGGCGCTGGTAACCGGCGCCGCCGATGGCATCGGCCTCGCCCTTGCCGACTCCTTTGCCGCCGCCGGTGCCAATATGGTCCTCGTCGATATCCGAGACGAAGCGCTTGAAAGCGCCACTGCACAGCTCTCCAAACATGGTGTCGAGATACGCGCCGAGATGGCCGATGTCAGCGATCGCGAGGCGATGATCGATCTTGCCGCGCGCTTGGCTGCCGGTGGCATCGTGCCGCGCATGCTTTGGATTAATGCCGGCGTCGGCGCCGCTGCGCGTCTCTCGGACGGCAAGGAGAAAGCCATCCGCTGGGTCTATGATGTCAATCTTTTCGGCACGATCTGGACAGCCCAGGCCTTTATTCCGGCTATGCGCGAACTTGATGCGTCAGCGCATATCGGCGTTACGGCATCCAGTGCGACATTGGTGCCGGTCGATGGCCCCTTCCCGCTCTATGCGGCATCCAAATATGCCACCGCCGCTGTCGGCGAAGGCTTGATGAGCGAGCTGGCTGATAGCGAAATCGGCGTCACCATCCTCTGCCCGGGCCTTCTCAACACCGGCATCTGGAACAGCGGCCGGGCGCGGCCAGATCGTTTTGGCGGTGCGCGGGAACTGGACGACAGCGCAGGCGAATATTGGCATCAGGCGAAAACACCGGACATTCTGGCAGCGCCGGTCAAAGAAACTGTCGAGAGCGGTGGTGGCTGGTGTGTCGTACAGACCGAGCCAGGAACCCGGGACGCATTCGATGGCCGGAACTCTGCCCGAGCGGCTCAATGGACGGATTTATCGAACAATGCTGAGTGA
- a CDS encoding DUF1499 domain-containing protein, whose protein sequence is MTDTTAAAADEPKLGPISKWIRRIGVILGIGAPVLAVVMALATGAGIIGWVTSLGSLRNLTYAAMGGGALSLVAVIIALFSKNFRAMLWPLIAILVAVGFVGYTSYSFGKAATVPPIHDITTDLSNPPAFDTLTLRSDNREVVPDGDRADMSDLDNAARWRMWHEEGYADIQPIIVPVSVPDAVAAAEQLVTERGWELAVADPATGRVEATETVSIYRFKDDVVLRITPNPNGEGSIVHMRSVSRVGISDLGVNGDRIRAFLADLEAATAG, encoded by the coding sequence ATGACGGATACGACAGCCGCAGCAGCGGATGAGCCAAAACTCGGCCCGATTTCGAAATGGATAAGGCGGATCGGCGTGATCCTTGGTATTGGCGCGCCCGTGCTTGCTGTTGTCATGGCGCTGGCAACTGGCGCTGGCATCATCGGCTGGGTAACGAGCCTCGGATCGCTGCGTAACCTGACCTATGCGGCGATGGGCGGAGGTGCACTCTCGCTGGTGGCCGTGATCATTGCCCTATTCTCCAAGAATTTCCGGGCCATGCTGTGGCCGCTCATCGCCATTCTCGTGGCGGTGGGCTTTGTCGGCTATACCTCCTACAGCTTCGGCAAAGCGGCGACGGTTCCGCCAATCCATGACATCACAACCGATCTCTCCAACCCGCCAGCCTTTGATACACTGACCCTGCGATCCGATAATCGCGAAGTCGTGCCGGATGGCGATCGCGCGGATATGTCCGATCTCGACAATGCGGCGCGGTGGCGGATGTGGCATGAGGAAGGCTATGCCGACATTCAGCCGATTATCGTGCCGGTGTCCGTGCCAGACGCGGTAGCCGCTGCCGAGCAGCTGGTAACCGAGCGGGGCTGGGAACTGGCCGTTGCCGATCCGGCGACTGGCCGCGTCGAAGCCACCGAAACAGTATCCATCTATCGTTTCAAGGATGATGTCGTGTTGCGCATTACGCCCAATCCCAATGGCGAGGGCAGCATTGTCCATATGCGCTCGGTGAGCCGGGTGGGTATCAGCGATCTTGGTGTGAACGGTGATCGGATCCGCGCGTTCCTTGCGGACCTGGAAGCAGCAACGGCGGGATAG
- a CDS encoding TonB-dependent siderophore receptor, translating to MATVQDETDIGSETTARRSFVPADFAQFAPRNALDMVNQIPGFSVREGGDDRGLGQADTNVLINGRRVSGKSNGPVEALSRISAADVVRLEIVDGAGLDIGGLSGQVLNVITANSGGISGQFRVSPQFRSSGTPFRWGEAEITVSGGGENSEWTLSLANDQNRRGDAGPEFLFDGAGALLDTRQEQNNQNTDRPSISGSFSRTAANGNVLNVNGEAQLFFVRRNEVSERSGAIDVDRLRLLRETEDEFSYEIGADYEFALGGGRLKVIGLRRFENSPSVDRVDVEFADGRPMAGSVFTQEADEAETILRSEYAFAALGGNWQFSLEGARNSLDIEADLEQRDADGDLQPVDFLGSSSRVEEDRGELTLSYARELGSDLHLQTSLGAEYSRITQSGDVGLTRSFVRPKGFVALDWDANDNLTVSTRLERVVGQLSFSDFVASINVNEGQVDVSNVNLVPPQSWLLEVEVNQSLGDFGSITVRGSAEDFEDIVDQIPIVGGGQAPGNIDSAQRFGVSADLTLLSDPIGWPGARLDLAIALVESEVLDPLLGTPRQISDTETFSLNVDFRQDFPGSDWAAGFDFFYDEESADVRLDETSVGRESFAFASIFVEHKDVFDLTVRTSVSNVLDRDNDTFRTIFNDRLTNDVAFRQNRFRNFGTIFTLTVEGSF from the coding sequence TTGGCGACTGTTCAGGATGAGACCGATATTGGATCCGAGACGACTGCCCGGAGATCATTTGTCCCGGCGGATTTTGCGCAATTTGCTCCGCGCAATGCGCTCGACATGGTCAATCAGATCCCAGGCTTTTCCGTCCGCGAAGGTGGCGATGATCGCGGATTAGGCCAGGCAGACACCAATGTCCTGATCAATGGGCGGCGGGTATCGGGTAAGTCCAATGGCCCTGTCGAAGCCTTGTCGCGTATCTCCGCTGCGGATGTCGTGCGCTTGGAGATTGTCGATGGCGCCGGCCTTGATATCGGCGGACTGTCTGGCCAGGTGCTCAATGTCATCACCGCCAACAGCGGCGGCATTAGCGGACAGTTTCGGGTCTCACCGCAGTTTCGGTCATCCGGTACACCCTTTCGCTGGGGTGAAGCGGAAATCACTGTGTCGGGTGGTGGCGAAAATAGCGAATGGACGTTGAGCCTCGCCAATGACCAAAATCGCCGCGGTGATGCTGGACCGGAATTCCTGTTCGATGGCGCTGGTGCGCTGCTCGATACGCGGCAGGAGCAGAATAACCAGAATACCGATCGGCCATCTATTTCCGGTTCCTTTTCGCGTACCGCTGCAAACGGGAATGTCCTGAATGTAAACGGCGAAGCACAGCTATTCTTCGTCCGCCGAAACGAAGTTTCTGAGCGCAGTGGGGCGATTGACGTCGATCGCCTTCGCCTCCTTCGCGAGACCGAAGATGAGTTCAGCTATGAGATTGGCGCCGATTATGAGTTTGCCCTTGGCGGCGGCCGGCTCAAGGTCATCGGCTTGCGGCGATTTGAAAATAGCCCGTCGGTCGATCGGGTCGATGTCGAATTTGCCGATGGCCGACCGATGGCAGGCTCGGTCTTTACACAAGAAGCGGATGAGGCCGAGACAATTCTCCGGTCTGAATATGCCTTTGCTGCGCTCGGCGGGAATTGGCAGTTTTCGTTGGAAGGCGCGCGCAACAGTCTTGATATCGAAGCGGATCTCGAGCAGCGCGACGCGGATGGTGATCTACAACCGGTCGATTTTCTGGGTTCATCTTCACGGGTTGAAGAAGATCGCGGGGAACTAACGCTCAGTTATGCGCGCGAGCTTGGCTCGGACCTGCATCTGCAAACCTCATTGGGCGCGGAATATTCGAGAATTACGCAAAGCGGCGATGTTGGCCTTACCCGCAGTTTTGTGCGGCCAAAGGGATTTGTCGCGCTCGATTGGGACGCCAATGACAACCTGACTGTCTCGACTCGGTTGGAGCGTGTGGTTGGTCAGCTGAGCTTTTCGGACTTTGTGGCGTCGATTAACGTCAATGAGGGGCAGGTTGATGTCAGCAATGTCAATCTCGTGCCCCCGCAAAGCTGGCTACTCGAAGTCGAAGTCAACCAGTCCCTGGGTGATTTTGGTTCAATCACTGTGCGGGGATCCGCCGAGGATTTTGAAGATATTGTCGATCAGATTCCGATTGTCGGCGGCGGTCAGGCACCCGGCAATATCGATTCAGCGCAACGGTTCGGTGTGTCGGCTGATCTGACCTTGCTGTCCGATCCTATCGGTTGGCCAGGTGCACGGCTGGATCTCGCGATCGCATTGGTGGAATCCGAGGTGCTTGATCCGTTGCTCGGCACGCCGCGTCAGATTTCGGACACCGAAACCTTCAGTCTCAATGTCGATTTCCGCCAGGACTTTCCAGGATCTGACTGGGCCGCCGGTTTCGATTTTTTCTATGATGAGGAATCGGCAGACGTGCGGCTTGACGAAACCAGCGTCGGTCGCGAAAGTTTTGCCTTCGCGTCGATATTTGTCGAGCATAAGGATGTTTTCGACCTCACTGTCCGGACATCCGTCTCCAATGTCCTGGACCGCGACAATGATACGTTCCGCACAATCTTCAATGACCGCCTGACCAACGATGTCGCCTTCCGCCAAAATCGCTTCCGAAACTTCGGCACGATCTTCACCTTGACCGTCGAGGGCAGTTTCTAG
- a CDS encoding AraC family transcriptional regulator codes for MFSARFRANRTNLYLAVVLLLLAATKADQLFQMLGGLEMLPNFAFVLAPFQVLVTPALYFYVRSRVQPDFALRRSDWFHLLPFAAYALYLTINVYAAGPVERAVFLSDGLARPANRLVIPILGDVLQLGYIVAVFVLLKNHGIALRDWYSRIEGRNLAWLGNLMAGWAAVFLLHLFLTIGPAALRPVGFLILNGAHFLFVTFLAVLALADFLRQRSTMAPVRYKDSTLSEEDRVDLFARAKELMAEEALYRDPDLTLAELADRLAVLPRELSEAINGQGGVNFFEFVNRKRIEHAQALLVADKQARVLSIALDSGFGSKSAFNAAFKRQTGTSPTEYRR; via the coding sequence ATGTTTTCGGCTCGCTTTCGCGCCAATCGCACGAATCTCTATCTCGCCGTTGTTTTGCTTCTGCTTGCTGCGACCAAGGCCGATCAGCTGTTCCAAATGCTTGGCGGGCTCGAAATGCTGCCGAACTTCGCATTTGTCCTCGCGCCCTTTCAAGTGCTCGTGACACCGGCGCTTTACTTCTATGTCCGCTCGCGGGTCCAGCCTGATTTCGCGCTTCGTCGGAGCGATTGGTTCCACTTGCTGCCCTTTGCTGCCTATGCACTCTATCTTACGATCAATGTCTACGCGGCCGGCCCCGTCGAGCGCGCCGTGTTTTTGAGCGACGGGTTGGCAAGACCTGCAAACCGCCTGGTGATCCCGATTCTCGGTGATGTGCTGCAACTCGGCTATATAGTTGCCGTCTTTGTGCTGCTGAAGAACCATGGCATCGCGCTGCGCGACTGGTATTCGAGGATCGAGGGACGCAATCTCGCGTGGCTCGGTAATCTGATGGCCGGTTGGGCGGCAGTGTTTCTCCTCCATCTGTTCCTGACCATCGGACCGGCGGCATTGCGCCCGGTCGGCTTCCTAATTCTCAACGGCGCTCATTTCTTGTTCGTGACCTTCCTTGCTGTCCTCGCGCTCGCCGACTTTCTGCGCCAACGCTCCACAATGGCCCCGGTTCGCTACAAGGATTCGACGTTGTCGGAGGAAGATCGCGTCGATCTCTTCGCCCGAGCCAAAGAGCTGATGGCAGAGGAGGCGCTATATCGTGATCCAGACTTAACGCTGGCGGAACTCGCTGACCGGCTCGCCGTATTGCCGCGCGAGCTGTCGGAAGCGATTAACGGCCAGGGCGGGGTTAATTTCTTCGAGTTCGTCAACCGCAAGCGGATCGAACACGCACAAGCACTGCTGGTCGCAGACAAGCAAGCGCGGGTGCTCAGTATCGCGCTCGATTCCGGCTTCGGGTCGAAATCGGCATTCAACGCCGCCTTCAAGCGCCAGACCGGGACATCGCCAACAGAGTATCGTCGGTAA